One region of Glycine max cultivar Williams 82 chromosome 9, Glycine_max_v4.0, whole genome shotgun sequence genomic DNA includes:
- the LOC100805530 gene encoding protein ARABIDILLO 1: MNRRVRRKVARKNKGNVVQSSFPEDQDEVLDLEPQRQGFVDWKCLPDDTVIQLLSCLSYQDRASLSSTCKTWRSLGSSLCLWSSLDLRSHRFDAGMASSLAPRCVHLQKLRFRGAESADAIIHLRARNLRELSGDYCRKITDATLSVIVARHELLESLQLGPDFCERISSDAIKAIAHCCPKLNKLRLSGIRDVNADAINALAKHCPKLTDIGFIDCLNVDEVALGNVLSVRFLSVAGTSSMKWGVVSHLWHKLPNLIGLDVSRTDIGPSALLRMLSLSQNLRVLIALNCPILEEDTSFSASKYKNKLLISLRTDIFKGLASLLFDNTRRGNNVFLDWRTSKNNDKDLNEIIPWLEWMLSHTLLRSAESPQQGLDSFWVEQGGALLLSLMQSSQEDVQERAATGLATFVVIDDENASIDCGRAEAVMRDGGIRLLLGLAKSWREGLQSEAAKAIANLSVNANVAKAVAEEGGIQILAGLARSMNKLVAEEAAGGLWNLSVGEEHKGAIAEAGGIQALVDLIFKWSSSGDGVLERAAGALANLAADDKCSTEVALAGGVHALVMLARNCKFEGVQEQAARALANLAAHGDSNSNNAAVGQEAGALEALVQLTCSPHEGVRQEAAGALWNLSFDDRNREAIAAAGGVQALVALAQACANASPGLQERAAGALWGLSVSETNSVAIGREGGVAPLIALARSEAEDVHETAAGALWNLAFNASNALRIVEEGGVSALVDLCSSSVSKMARFMSALALAYMFDGRMDEYALVVTSSESISKSVSLDGARRMALKHIEAFVLMFSDLQAFAAAAASSAPAALAQVTEGARIQEAGHLRCSGAEIGRFITMLRNPSSILKACAAFALLQFTIPGGRHAMHHASLMQSLGASRVLRGAAAAATAPLEAKIFARIVLRNLEYHQIEQALA, translated from the exons ATGAATCGTAGAGTGAGGAGGAAGGTGGCGAGGAAGAACAAAGGGAATGTGGTGCAGTCTAGTTTCCCTGAAGATCAAGATGAGGTTTTGGATTTGGAACCCCAAAGGCAAGGGTTTGTTGATTGGAAGTGCTTGCCCGATGATACAGTAATTCAGCTGTTGTCATGTCTGAGTTATCAAGATCGAGCTAGCTTGTCGTCAACTTGTAAGACATGGAGGTCTCTTGGCAGCTCCCTGTGTTTGTGGAGTTCTCTGGATCTTCGTTCGCACAGGTTTGATGCCGGCATGGCTTCATCGCTTGCTCCCAGGTGTGTGCATCTTCAGAAGCTCAGGTTTCGCGGGGCAGAGTCTGCTGATGCAATAATTCATCTTCGAGCTAGGAACTTGCGTGAATTGAGCGGTGACTATTGCAGGAAGATTACTGATGCAACTCTCTCAGTGATTGTGGCTCGGCATGAGTTACTTGAGAGCCTTCAGCTTGGACCGGATTTCTGTGAGAGAATAAGTAGTGATGCTATTAAAGCAATAGCTCATTGCTGTCCTAAATTGAATAAACTTAGACTCTCAGGCATCAGGGACGTAAATGCTGATGCTATTAATGCCTTGGCTAAGCATTGTCCAAAGTTGACTGATATTGGGTTCATTGATTGTCTGAATGTTGATGAGGTTGCGCTGGGAAATGTGTTATCAGTTCGTTTCCTTTCTGTTGCGGGGACATCAAGTATGAAATGGGGTGTGGTTTCCCATCTTTGGCATAAACTTCCTAACCTGATTGGGTTAGATGTTTCAAGAACTGATATTGGTCCATCTGCTCTTTTAAGAATGTTATCCTTATCACAGAATTTGAGGGTTTTAATTGCTCTGAATTGTCCCATCCTTGAAGAAGACACCAGCTTCTCTGCTAGCAAATATAAAAACAAGTTATTAATCTCTCTTCGTACTGATATTTTTAAAGGGCTGGCTTCTTTATTGTTTGATAATACAAGGAGAGGAAACAATGTATTTTTAGACTGGAGGACCTCAAAGAATAATGATAAGGACCTCAATGAAATTATACCCTGGCTTGAGTGGATGCTATCCCATACACTTTTGCGTTCTGCTGAGAGTCCCCAACAGGGTCTTGATAGTTTCTGGGTTGAACAAGGTGGAGCACTTTTGCTTAGTCTAATGCAGAGTTCTCAAGAGGATGTTCAAGAGAGGGCAGCCACAGGTCTTGCAACTTTTGTTGTAATTGATGACGAAAATGCTAGCATAGATTGTGGAAGGGCTGAAGCAGTTATGCGAGATGGAGGCATACGCCTCCTACTTGGCCTTGCAAAATCTTGGAGAGAAGGGCTTCAATCTGAGGCAGCCAAG GCCATTGCAAATTTGTCTGTCAATGCCAATGTGGCCAAAGCTGTTGCAGAAGAGGGTGGGATTCAGATTCTTGCTGGTTTGGCTAGGTCAATGAACAAGCTGGTGGCGGAAGAGGCTGCTGGAGGATTATGGAATCTCTCTGTTGGAGAAGAGCACAAG GGTGCCATTGCTGAAGCTGGTGGAATACAAGCTTTAGTGGATCTTATATTCAAGTGGTCCTCTAGTGGAGATGGAGTTTTA gAACGTGCGGCTGGTGCATTGGCTAATTTGGCAGCTGATGACAAGTGTAGTACAGAGGTTGCACTAGCAGGAGGTGTACATGCTCTAGTGATGCTTGCTCGTAACTGCAAATTTGAGGGAGTGCAAGAGCAG GCTGCTCGGGCATTGGCTAACTTAGCTGCCCATGGAGATAGTAACAGTAACAATGCTGCCGTTGGACAAGAAGCAGGTGCCCTTGAGGCTCTTGTTCAACTTACTTGCTCTCCCCACGAGGGTGTCAG GCAAGAGGCTGCTGGTGCACTTTGGAATTTGTCATTTGACGATAGAAATCGAGAGGCCATTGCCGCAGCTGGTGGAGTTCAGGCCTTG GTTGCTCTTGCCCAAGCTTGTGCTAATGCCTCCCCTGGACTTCAAGAGAGGGCTGCTGGTGCTCTGTGGGGATTATCAGTCTCGGAAACTAACAG TGTTGCCATTGGACGAGAAGGAGGTGTTGCACCTCTGATTGCACTTGCACGGTCTGAAGCAGAG GATGTTCATGAAACTGCCGCAGGAGCACTATGGAATCTTGCTTTCAATGCTAGTAATGCTCTAAGAATAGTAGAGGAAGGTGGAGTATCTGCACTTGTTGATCTCTGTTCTTCATCAGTATCAAAAATGGCACGATTCATGTCTGCGTTGGCATTGGCATACATGTTTGACGGGag AATGGATGAATATGCTTTAGTAGTCACTTCATCTGAAAGTATTTCTAAGAGTGTGAGCTTGGATGGAGCTAGAAGGATGGCTTTGAAACACATTGAAGCTTTTGTCCTTATGTTCTCTGATCTACAAGCATTTGCGGCTGCTGCTGCATCATCTGCTCCTGCAGCATTAGCACAGGTTACTGAAGGTGCGCGCATTCAAGAAGCAGGACATTTGAGATGCAG TGGTGCTGAAATTGGAAGATTCATCACTATGCTACGAAATCCATCATCTATACTCAAGGCTTGTGCAGCATTTGCTCTTCTCCAG TTTACCATTCCTGGTGGACGACATGCCATGCACCATGCTAGCCTCATGCAAAGCCTGGGAGCATCAAGAGTTCTGCGTGGTGCAGCTGCTGCAGCAACTGCTCCACTTGAAGCAAAAATCTTTGCCAGAATTGTTCTGCGCAATCTTGAGTATCACCAGATAGAGCAAGCACTAGCGTAG